A portion of the Streptomyces sp. NBC_00376 genome contains these proteins:
- a CDS encoding heparinase II/III family protein produces the protein MEFGRRAVLRAAIATTLAVSAGGLFASIPAAAAPVPSEDEFFGVWNPATSTWTKEPALDYATFGALAEVETAAKSGAYERASAALLAYYRTREGRTPPPWVQNNIFVAGQEELFLDHFWTLGTGEAYISTLTVAGTEAESTADVTRNARSAHGSGWVGFMLMARHKEATTAEFRSRQAASGGPVLSVTLADGTVHDLAAAHDTYITNGDLAGTVLGGEPKLQVRDEGTGPYGPQTRKAYLSFDLSALASAPTKAVLRLTGRNATADAPKQVVLFQEKEAFDEAKRTWNNTVQNTFSWQGDPGGFDWKGPAGSDPEYSYQLPRFYFAGPVADAYRASGDERLAAGLLALMTDFIQDAAGYPGGVPGFPRNLDACWRYLNWTYAYDVLRTSSSLTAGTNITLLRAFVAGARYLATTTSNTPNWMISIRSTLLGLALYFPEFKGSSQWLADAQTFLGDQLRSALYPDGGYVEASSGYAMGVAQTFGKNAALLKANGESFAAGEDLRALSWYLADQAYPDVRDPSYGDSGTADWSPGLTVLADLLADEELRHVATGGTSGRAPGHTSVIYPVTRTAVQRTGWAEQDLYLRFSADRGPHSVRDDLDVAVYAYGRPLLPEMGAFSYSSDPKSNWLRFDSRSRNTVTVDGVPQVLDAAAGLSQAHSPWFDLADGWTDASAAARHGRTVLFVRGRFWIVSDVLTPHDLAEHSYQQTWHSLPDARLSVDPTSKAASSAFTTGANIRIVPSDPGPLAAGLDDGYYSPAFYTVSEAKYVSYTLKASGTARLDTLLLPTREGSGDNAEVTRVRTGVGASALRFGAGRSSGWYLHADGAGDERAFGPYASDARVAYAEATDGMERLLLAGGTVLLHGRKPLVRADRELGMLAAELDRERRVVALSGLSAATGLEVAAPWARRVTVDGEPVRFTARQGLIRIGSRSGTA, from the coding sequence ATGGAGTTCGGCCGCAGGGCTGTGCTGCGCGCAGCCATCGCCACAACACTCGCCGTCAGCGCGGGCGGGCTGTTCGCGTCGATCCCGGCCGCCGCCGCACCGGTGCCGTCCGAGGACGAGTTCTTCGGTGTCTGGAACCCCGCCACCAGCACCTGGACGAAGGAGCCCGCGCTCGACTACGCGACGTTCGGTGCGCTCGCCGAGGTCGAGACGGCCGCGAAGTCCGGGGCGTACGAACGGGCTTCGGCCGCCCTGCTGGCCTACTACCGCACCCGCGAGGGACGCACTCCGCCGCCCTGGGTACAGAACAACATCTTCGTCGCCGGTCAGGAAGAGCTGTTCCTCGACCACTTCTGGACCCTGGGCACCGGCGAGGCATACATCTCCACGCTCACCGTGGCCGGAACCGAGGCGGAGTCGACCGCCGACGTCACCCGCAACGCCCGCTCCGCCCATGGCTCGGGCTGGGTCGGCTTCATGCTGATGGCTCGTCACAAGGAGGCGACCACAGCCGAGTTCCGCTCGCGTCAGGCCGCGAGCGGCGGTCCCGTGCTGTCGGTGACGCTGGCCGACGGTACGGTCCATGACCTGGCGGCCGCCCATGACACCTACATCACCAACGGTGACCTGGCCGGTACGGTCCTCGGCGGCGAGCCGAAGCTGCAGGTGCGGGACGAGGGTACGGGCCCGTACGGGCCGCAGACCCGCAAGGCTTACCTGAGCTTCGATCTGAGCGCTCTCGCCTCCGCACCGACGAAGGCCGTGCTCAGACTGACCGGCCGCAACGCCACGGCGGACGCACCGAAGCAGGTGGTCCTCTTCCAGGAGAAGGAGGCCTTCGACGAGGCGAAGCGCACCTGGAACAACACCGTGCAGAACACCTTCTCGTGGCAGGGCGACCCGGGCGGCTTCGACTGGAAGGGGCCGGCGGGCTCCGACCCCGAGTACAGCTACCAGCTGCCGCGCTTCTACTTCGCGGGCCCCGTGGCCGACGCGTACCGCGCCTCGGGGGACGAGAGGCTCGCCGCCGGGCTGCTCGCCCTGATGACGGACTTCATCCAGGATGCCGCAGGCTATCCCGGCGGGGTGCCGGGCTTCCCGCGCAATCTGGACGCCTGCTGGCGATACCTCAACTGGACCTATGCGTACGACGTGCTGCGCACCAGTTCCTCCCTCACTGCAGGGACCAACATCACGCTTCTGCGGGCTTTCGTGGCCGGTGCCCGCTATCTGGCGACGACCACCTCCAACACCCCCAACTGGATGATCTCGATCCGGAGCACGCTGCTCGGACTCGCTCTGTATTTCCCGGAGTTCAAGGGAAGTTCGCAGTGGCTGGCCGATGCTCAGACGTTCCTCGGCGATCAGTTGCGCTCCGCGTTGTACCCGGACGGGGGCTACGTCGAGGCGAGTTCCGGCTACGCGATGGGGGTCGCCCAGACCTTCGGCAAGAACGCCGCCCTGCTCAAGGCCAATGGGGAGAGCTTCGCGGCCGGTGAGGATCTGCGCGCCCTGTCGTGGTACCTCGCCGACCAGGCGTACCCCGACGTCCGCGACCCGTCGTACGGGGACTCGGGCACCGCCGACTGGTCGCCGGGCCTCACCGTCCTGGCCGATCTGCTGGCCGACGAGGAGCTGCGCCATGTGGCCACCGGGGGCACCTCGGGCCGGGCTCCGGGCCACACCTCGGTGATCTACCCCGTGACCCGGACCGCCGTGCAGCGCACCGGCTGGGCCGAGCAGGATCTGTACCTGCGGTTCTCCGCCGACCGCGGTCCGCACTCGGTGCGCGACGACCTCGATGTGGCGGTGTACGCGTACGGCAGGCCGCTGCTGCCCGAGATGGGCGCCTTCAGCTACAGCAGCGACCCCAAGTCGAACTGGCTGCGCTTCGACTCCCGGTCCCGCAACACGGTCACCGTCGACGGCGTCCCGCAGGTGCTCGACGCCGCGGCCGGGCTGAGCCAGGCGCACAGCCCGTGGTTCGACCTGGCGGACGGGTGGACCGACGCCTCGGCAGCCGCCCGGCACGGCCGCACGGTGCTGTTCGTCCGCGGGCGCTTCTGGATCGTCTCCGACGTACTCACTCCGCACGACCTGGCCGAGCACTCGTACCAGCAGACGTGGCACTCCCTGCCCGATGCCCGTCTCTCGGTCGACCCCACGAGCAAGGCCGCGAGCAGCGCCTTCACCACGGGTGCCAACATCCGCATCGTTCCGTCCGATCCGGGCCCGCTCGCGGCCGGGCTCGATGACGGCTACTACTCACCGGCCTTCTACACCGTCTCGGAGGCGAAGTACGTCTCCTACACCCTGAAGGCCTCGGGAACGGCCCGTCTGGACACACTGCTGCTCCCGACCCGCGAGGGCTCCGGCGACAACGCCGAGGTGACGCGGGTGCGCACCGGTGTCGGCGCGTCCGCGCTGCGTTTCGGGGCCGGCCGGAGCTCCGGGTGGTACCTGCACGCCGACGGGGCGGGCGACGAGCGGGCCTTCGGCCCGTACGCCTCCGACGCACGCGTGGCGTACGCGGAAGCGACGGACGGCATGGAGCGGCTGCTGCTCGCCGGCGGAACGGTGCTGCTGCACGGCCGTAAGCCACTGGTCCGCGCCGACCGTGAACTCGGCATGCTGGCTGCGGAGTTGGACCGGGAGCGGCGCGTTGTCGCCCTGTCGGGCCTGAGCGCGGCAACCGGTCTTGAGGTCGCCGCGCCATGGGCGCGGAGGGTGACGGTGGACGGTGAGCCGGTCCGGTTCACGGCCCGGCAGGGTCTGATCCGGATCGGTTCGCGGTCCGGCACGGCGTGA
- a CDS encoding amidohydrolase family protein: MCVESVPPPSSRLTRRGVLAGAAALAGTAAALSVAPSAVAAQPRTPGSTAAHSGDLVVEGGTLLDPETGHVTEDAVVVIRSGTVRAAGPRDRVEIPDGVPVLDAHGSWVLPGLVDAHIHLNTAAEALDAVRQGATSARSGSTNFYQDIAVRELARQAPALAPRLRTAGIFVTPDLGDTILADTDLTPLARSKDGVRSAEALRRVVEVNVARGADVIKTRVNERAGLPEQDPLAQVYSYEQLSEVVAAARRSSKGVLCHSYSERGCDDAVRAGVRSLEHGVFVGERTLHDMRRRGTAFTPTLSAIAGLADSSNPVLAERGRAYLPVLKEAVRTAHQMGILVVAGTDSSGGKVKPIGREVELMHAAGLTTLDAIRTATTRAARLLGLEETVGRLGRGFAGDVIVVDGDPLADVTVLKRPQHVVRAGLVVRGASAS; the protein is encoded by the coding sequence ATGTGTGTCGAGTCCGTCCCGCCCCCCTCCAGCCGGCTCACGCGCCGTGGTGTGCTGGCAGGGGCCGCAGCGCTGGCGGGAACAGCAGCCGCCCTGTCGGTGGCACCGTCCGCGGTGGCGGCGCAGCCGAGAACACCGGGCAGCACGGCCGCGCACTCGGGCGACCTGGTCGTCGAGGGCGGCACGCTGCTCGACCCGGAGACCGGACACGTCACCGAGGACGCGGTCGTCGTCATCCGCTCCGGCACGGTGCGGGCGGCCGGCCCGCGCGACCGGGTCGAGATCCCGGACGGCGTTCCGGTCCTGGACGCGCACGGCAGTTGGGTGCTTCCCGGTCTCGTCGACGCGCACATCCACCTGAACACCGCCGCCGAGGCGCTCGACGCCGTCCGCCAGGGCGCCACCAGCGCACGCAGCGGCTCCACCAACTTCTACCAGGACATCGCCGTACGGGAACTGGCCCGCCAGGCCCCCGCCCTGGCCCCGCGACTGCGGACAGCGGGCATCTTCGTCACCCCCGACCTGGGTGACACCATCCTGGCCGACACGGACCTCACACCCCTCGCGCGTTCGAAGGACGGCGTCCGTTCCGCCGAGGCGCTGCGCCGGGTCGTCGAGGTGAACGTCGCCCGCGGCGCCGACGTGATCAAGACGCGCGTCAACGAGCGCGCGGGTCTGCCGGAACAGGACCCGCTGGCCCAGGTCTACTCGTACGAGCAGCTCTCCGAGGTCGTGGCGGCGGCACGACGCAGCAGCAAGGGCGTGCTGTGCCACAGCTACAGCGAGCGCGGCTGCGACGACGCGGTCCGGGCCGGCGTGCGCTCCCTGGAGCACGGGGTTTTCGTGGGCGAGCGCACCCTGCACGACATGCGGCGCAGGGGCACCGCCTTCACGCCGACGCTGAGCGCGATCGCCGGACTCGCCGACTCGTCGAACCCGGTGCTGGCCGAGCGCGGGCGTGCGTATCTGCCGGTCCTGAAGGAAGCGGTGCGAACGGCCCACCAGATGGGGATCCTGGTGGTGGCGGGCACCGACTCCTCCGGCGGCAAGGTCAAGCCGATCGGACGCGAGGTGGAGCTGATGCACGCGGCGGGTCTCACGACGCTCGACGCGATCCGCACGGCCACCACCCGGGCCGCCCGGCTCCTCGGCCTGGAAGAGACGGTGGGCCGGCTCGGCCGCGGCTTCGCGGGCGACGTGATCGTGGTGGACGGCGACCCGCTGGCCGATGTGACTGTGCTCAAGCGGCCGCAGCATGTGGTGCGGGCGGGCCTGGTGGTCCGGGGCGCATCCGCATCCTGA
- a CDS encoding ankyrin repeat domain-containing protein, whose translation MSPTGASGKQSAADRELLEAARSGDVGAVRGAIERGADLETRDNDRRTPLLLAATGDHVKAAEILVDAGADPDALDQQHDTPWLVTGVTGSAAMARTLAAADPDYTVVNRYGGTSLIPAGEHGHVDYVREVTTDPDIEVDVNHVNNLGWTALLEAVILGDGGRDHQKTVELLLAGGADPSIADRTGTTALQHARQRGFDEIARLLSK comes from the coding sequence CTGTCCCCCACCGGGGCGTCCGGGAAGCAGTCGGCCGCCGACCGGGAGCTGCTGGAGGCCGCACGTTCCGGTGACGTCGGCGCGGTGCGCGGTGCGATCGAGCGGGGCGCCGATCTGGAGACCCGCGACAATGACCGCCGCACCCCGCTTCTCCTCGCGGCCACCGGCGATCACGTCAAGGCCGCCGAGATCCTCGTCGACGCCGGTGCCGACCCGGACGCCCTCGACCAGCAGCACGACACACCGTGGCTGGTGACGGGCGTGACCGGCAGCGCGGCCATGGCCAGGACCCTGGCGGCGGCCGACCCCGACTACACCGTCGTCAACCGGTACGGAGGAACCTCCCTCATCCCGGCCGGCGAACACGGCCACGTCGACTACGTCCGGGAGGTGACCACCGACCCGGACATCGAGGTCGACGTCAACCACGTCAACAACCTCGGCTGGACCGCCCTGTTGGAGGCCGTCATCCTCGGCGACGGCGGGAGGGACCACCAGAAGACCGTGGAACTCCTGCTGGCGGGAGGCGCCGATCCGTCCATCGCCGACAGGACCGGCACGACCGCACTCCAGCACGCCCGGCAGCGCGGGTTCGACGAGATCGCCCGGCTGCTGAGCAAGTGA
- a CDS encoding cytosine permease, with product MSSRQPAAQDTAEADAALDSEYEHTPVPVERRKSLLTVSAVWFGFPMILTNAVPGGVVVAVLGFWRGLAAILAANLVMLVYVGLLSHRAGSTGESFALQATRTFGRIGYVIASGFLATIVVGWFAFNTGATGATLHQAFGWHEQLVAVLAGAAFIAITYLGIRALSWLGAVAAPLFIVVGVIALVIVARDHDLGAVFDYQGAPGNGTLTFGAAVSLIMATFADSGTMTADFTRWSRNGREAVLATATAFPIASLVAQITGGLVVAAGAIASARTVGGNFLPILTSGHGALLSTLAAVFVFVNLGSVCSHCLYNGALSWSHLTNTRMRLMTLVLGIIGTAAALAGVWNHFLDWLVVLSVFVPPLGGVLIADQVLLRHRLKDRPDAAVRPTAFIAWVAGAAAGGLVHRFAPQLSDAVSGLVVALLVYVVIERTALARPAAVQTT from the coding sequence ATGAGCAGTCGTCAACCCGCAGCGCAGGACACCGCGGAAGCGGATGCCGCACTCGACTCCGAGTACGAGCACACTCCCGTTCCCGTGGAGCGCCGCAAATCCCTGCTGACCGTGTCGGCCGTCTGGTTCGGATTCCCGATGATCCTGACCAACGCCGTCCCCGGCGGGGTGGTCGTCGCCGTCCTGGGCTTCTGGCGTGGGCTGGCCGCCATCCTCGCCGCCAACCTCGTCATGCTCGTCTACGTCGGACTGCTGAGCCACCGGGCCGGCAGCACCGGCGAGAGCTTCGCCCTCCAGGCCACCCGGACGTTCGGCAGGATCGGCTACGTCATCGCGTCCGGCTTCCTCGCCACGATCGTCGTCGGCTGGTTCGCCTTCAACACCGGCGCCACCGGTGCCACCCTCCACCAGGCCTTCGGCTGGCACGAGCAACTCGTCGCGGTACTGGCCGGGGCCGCGTTCATCGCGATCACGTATCTGGGCATCCGCGCCCTGTCATGGCTGGGCGCGGTGGCCGCCCCCCTGTTCATCGTCGTCGGCGTGATCGCCCTCGTCATCGTGGCCAGGGACCACGACCTCGGCGCGGTCTTCGACTACCAGGGCGCCCCGGGGAACGGCACACTGACCTTCGGCGCCGCGGTCTCGCTCATCATGGCCACCTTCGCCGACTCCGGCACCATGACCGCCGACTTCACCCGCTGGTCCAGGAACGGCAGGGAAGCCGTCCTCGCCACCGCCACCGCGTTCCCCATAGCCAGCCTCGTCGCCCAGATCACCGGCGGCCTGGTCGTGGCGGCCGGAGCGATAGCCTCGGCCCGGACCGTGGGCGGAAACTTCCTGCCCATCCTCACCAGCGGCCACGGAGCCCTCCTGAGCACTCTCGCCGCGGTGTTCGTCTTCGTCAACCTCGGCTCGGTCTGCAGCCACTGCCTCTACAACGGCGCCCTGAGCTGGTCGCACCTGACCAACACCCGGATGCGTCTGATGACCCTGGTCCTGGGCATCATCGGAACCGCCGCCGCACTCGCCGGGGTCTGGAACCACTTCCTCGACTGGCTGGTCGTCCTCAGTGTGTTCGTCCCGCCCCTCGGCGGAGTGCTCATCGCCGACCAGGTCCTCCTGCGCCACCGGCTGAAGGACCGCCCGGACGCGGCGGTGCGCCCCACCGCCTTCATCGCCTGGGTCGCGGGTGCCGCCGCAGGCGGACTCGTCCACCGGTTCGCACCACAACTCTCCGACGCGGTGAGCGGCCTCGTCGTGGCGCTGCTCGTCTACGTTGTGATCGAGCGCACCGCCCTTGCCCGTCCCGCCGCGGTGCAGACCACGTAG
- a CDS encoding DUF1116 domain-containing protein, whose translation MTSPITNLFAADLDVINVGLAMFEGDIAAQGANVTTLDWAPPAGGNPEILAVLDGLEETAVAARIEAANAEAVGRITNSRPMLVGFGRALDVVPGMTPTTILHAGPPITWERMAGAMKGAVTGALVFEGLAADLDEAAALAASGEITFSPCHEHNCVGSMAGVTSASMYMHIVHNETYGNTAYTNLSEQMAKILRMGANDQSVIDRLVWMREVLGPMLKEAMEIGGPVDLRLLLSQALHMGDECHNRNGAGTLLLMQALAPSLLQTGFTTEQKKEVFDFIASSDYFSGPTWLAMAKAAMDAAHGIEGSTIVTTMARNGIEFGIRVSGLPGNQWFTGPAQPVIGPMFAGYRPEDAGLDIGDSAISETYGFGGFAMATAPAIVPLVGGTVQEAIGFTRDMGEITTTQNPNVTIPMLDFQGIPTGIDIRKVLSTGILPVINTAIAHKEAGIGMIGAGITHPPVEVFDQALVAFAAKLS comes from the coding sequence ATGACCAGCCCCATCACCAATCTCTTCGCAGCCGACCTCGATGTCATCAACGTCGGGCTGGCCATGTTCGAAGGGGACATCGCCGCCCAGGGCGCGAACGTCACGACGCTCGACTGGGCCCCGCCCGCCGGCGGCAACCCGGAGATCCTCGCCGTACTGGACGGCCTGGAGGAGACCGCCGTCGCGGCGCGCATCGAGGCGGCCAACGCCGAGGCCGTCGGACGCATCACCAACTCCCGCCCCATGCTGGTCGGTTTCGGCCGCGCCCTCGACGTCGTGCCCGGTATGACCCCGACGACGATCCTGCATGCGGGCCCGCCCATCACCTGGGAGCGCATGGCCGGTGCGATGAAGGGCGCCGTCACCGGAGCCCTCGTCTTCGAGGGCCTGGCCGCCGACCTCGACGAGGCGGCCGCCCTCGCGGCATCCGGCGAGATCACCTTCTCGCCCTGCCACGAACACAACTGCGTCGGCTCGATGGCCGGTGTCACCTCCGCCTCGATGTACATGCACATCGTCCACAACGAGACGTACGGCAACACCGCGTACACCAACCTGTCCGAGCAGATGGCGAAGATCCTGCGGATGGGCGCCAACGACCAGTCGGTGATCGACCGCCTCGTCTGGATGCGTGAGGTCCTCGGCCCCATGCTCAAGGAGGCCATGGAGATCGGCGGTCCCGTCGACCTGCGTCTGCTGCTCTCCCAGGCCCTGCACATGGGCGACGAGTGCCACAACCGCAATGGCGCCGGCACCCTCCTGCTCATGCAGGCGCTCGCGCCGTCGCTCCTGCAGACCGGCTTCACGACCGAGCAGAAGAAGGAGGTCTTCGACTTCATCGCCAGCTCGGACTACTTCTCCGGACCCACCTGGCTGGCCATGGCCAAGGCGGCCATGGACGCCGCCCACGGCATCGAGGGTTCGACGATCGTCACCACGATGGCCCGCAACGGCATCGAGTTCGGCATCCGGGTCAGCGGCCTCCCCGGCAACCAGTGGTTCACCGGCCCCGCCCAGCCGGTCATCGGGCCGATGTTCGCCGGCTACAGGCCCGAGGACGCGGGCCTGGACATCGGTGACAGCGCGATCAGTGAAACCTACGGCTTCGGTGGTTTCGCCATGGCCACTGCACCGGCCATCGTGCCGCTCGTCGGCGGCACCGTGCAGGAAGCCATCGGCTTCACCAGGGACATGGGCGAGATCACGACGACCCAGAACCCCAATGTCACCATCCCGATGCTCGACTTCCAGGGCATCCCCACCGGCATCGACATCCGCAAGGTGCTCTCCACCGGAATCCTGCCGGTCATCAACACCGCCATCGCCCACAAGGAAGCGGGCATCGGCATGATCGGCGCCGGCATCACCCACCCGCCCGTCGAAGTCTTCGACCAGGCCCTCGTGGCCTTCGCAGCCAAGCTGTCCTGA
- the fdrA gene encoding acyl-CoA synthetase FdrA, translating to MSITAVIKKNTYFDSVSLMSISTKANTLDGVDQAFVAMGTEMNKGVLNNLGLLTTELEAATNGDLVIVLVTREDTDTEQVLTEVEALLVHKKPAGGAHTVTHRTVAAAAADNPDANLAVIAVNGAYAGREARKALENNLHVMLFSDNVTVEEEIALKRYAHDHGLLMMGPDCGTAIINNVALCFGNAVRPGSVGVVAASGTGAQEVSVRIHALGAGISQLIGTGGRDLSEQVGGIMMIDGIRALAADPATDVIVLVSKPPAPAVEKKVLAEIATAGKPVVVYFVGGSRDAVAEAGGHFAAGSQDAALQAVRLGVDPHADVEPIDSERVDEVVSRLAPQQQFVRGLFCGGTLCDESMYSLLEISDNVWSNIQKSPERRLTAGSPSTGHTFLDFGDDDFTNGRPHPMIDPSLRLARLVEEAKDPQVAVIVMDFVLGFGAHEDPVGVTLPAIAQAQQIAAQDGRHLEIVGYVLGTDLDTPALDEQVAALAAAGVSVTRSSTETGAFAREIARKVQTA from the coding sequence GTGAGCATCACAGCAGTCATCAAGAAGAACACCTATTTCGACTCGGTGTCGCTGATGTCCATCTCCACCAAGGCCAACACCCTGGACGGGGTGGACCAGGCCTTCGTGGCCATGGGCACCGAGATGAACAAAGGCGTGCTGAACAACCTCGGTCTCCTCACGACCGAGCTCGAGGCCGCCACCAACGGCGACCTCGTGATCGTCCTCGTAACGCGTGAGGACACCGACACCGAACAGGTGCTGACCGAGGTCGAAGCCCTCCTCGTGCACAAGAAGCCGGCCGGCGGGGCCCACACGGTCACCCACCGGACGGTCGCGGCGGCCGCGGCGGACAACCCGGACGCCAACCTCGCGGTGATCGCGGTCAACGGCGCCTACGCCGGACGCGAGGCCCGCAAGGCCCTGGAGAACAACCTGCACGTGATGCTCTTCAGCGACAACGTCACCGTCGAGGAGGAGATCGCCCTCAAGCGGTACGCCCATGACCACGGGCTGCTCATGATGGGACCGGACTGCGGCACCGCCATCATCAACAACGTGGCCCTGTGCTTCGGCAACGCGGTACGCCCCGGAAGCGTCGGAGTCGTCGCCGCATCGGGCACCGGCGCGCAGGAGGTCAGCGTCCGCATCCACGCGCTGGGAGCGGGGATCTCCCAGCTCATCGGCACCGGCGGCCGTGACCTGAGCGAGCAGGTCGGCGGCATCATGATGATCGACGGCATCCGCGCACTGGCCGCCGACCCGGCGACCGATGTGATCGTGCTCGTCTCCAAGCCGCCGGCTCCGGCCGTGGAGAAGAAGGTCCTCGCCGAGATCGCCACCGCCGGCAAGCCCGTCGTCGTCTACTTCGTCGGTGGCTCCCGCGACGCCGTCGCCGAGGCGGGCGGACACTTCGCCGCCGGCAGCCAGGACGCGGCCCTCCAGGCCGTCCGCCTCGGAGTGGACCCCCACGCGGACGTCGAGCCCATCGACAGCGAGCGGGTGGACGAGGTCGTCTCCCGCCTCGCACCGCAACAGCAGTTCGTCCGCGGACTGTTCTGCGGCGGCACCCTGTGCGACGAGTCGATGTACTCCCTGCTTGAGATCAGCGACAACGTGTGGAGCAACATCCAGAAGAGCCCCGAGCGCCGCCTCACCGCCGGCAGCCCCAGCACCGGACACACCTTCCTCGACTTCGGCGACGACGACTTCACCAACGGCCGCCCGCACCCGATGATCGACCCCTCCCTGCGCCTGGCCCGCCTGGTCGAAGAGGCCAAGGACCCCCAGGTCGCCGTCATCGTCATGGACTTCGTACTCGGCTTCGGCGCCCACGAGGACCCGGTCGGCGTCACCCTGCCGGCGATCGCACAGGCCCAGCAGATCGCGGCCCAGGACGGCCGCCACCTGGAGATCGTCGGCTACGTCCTCGGCACCGACCTCGACACCCCGGCCCTCGACGAGCAGGTCGCGGCCCTGGCGGCCGCCGGAGTGAGCGTGACCCGAAGCAGCACCGAGACGGGCGCCTTCGCCCGTGAGATCGCCAGGAAGGTACAGACCGCATGA
- a CDS encoding oxamate carbamoyltransferase subunit AllH family protein, with amino-acid sequence MTSTRCDAAVLRALSADAVLLDQLRTPGADGRVDTVFRHVINVLTSDGQLIALASRSSGDAPRTLVVDVEDWSGSAVEAGQVVRFAAGVILLPAPAGDFRIDIRAARRWNPIPVSLGHLGDDHLAVATRALGHLLRSHGVPGGMLAGPPDAPPMDAAVGRALVAGRDAFVHAVRLQDDEGTRRAVLGLLGLGPGLTPAGDDFLTGPALLSALTGTRLRPFARTLAAVLGDHPGRTTLLSLTTLREALAGRVRDPWPAVLHALAATAGRSEAQVTETLRNPVRRALAIGHTSGTDTLSGLLTGLHLERELRGSL; translated from the coding sequence ATGACGTCCACCCGGTGCGACGCCGCCGTACTGCGCGCACTGTCCGCGGACGCGGTGCTCCTGGACCAGCTGCGGACACCCGGTGCCGACGGTCGTGTCGACACCGTGTTCCGGCACGTCATCAATGTGCTGACCTCCGATGGGCAGCTCATCGCACTCGCCTCCCGGTCGAGCGGTGACGCCCCCCGGACCCTTGTCGTCGACGTCGAGGACTGGAGCGGCAGCGCCGTCGAGGCCGGGCAGGTGGTGCGGTTTGCGGCGGGGGTGATCCTGCTCCCCGCCCCCGCGGGGGATTTCCGGATCGACATCCGAGCGGCGCGTCGATGGAATCCCATCCCCGTGTCGCTGGGACACCTCGGCGATGACCACCTCGCCGTGGCCACCCGCGCCCTCGGCCACCTGCTGCGTTCCCACGGAGTGCCCGGCGGCATGCTCGCCGGCCCACCGGACGCCCCGCCGATGGACGCGGCCGTCGGCCGGGCACTCGTCGCCGGACGGGACGCGTTCGTGCACGCGGTGCGGCTCCAGGACGACGAGGGCACACGCCGCGCCGTACTCGGCCTCCTGGGACTGGGGCCGGGCCTGACCCCGGCCGGCGACGACTTCCTCACCGGACCGGCCCTGCTTTCCGCGCTGACCGGCACCCGCCTGCGTCCCTTCGCCCGCACCCTCGCCGCAGTGCTCGGCGACCACCCCGGGCGGACAACGCTGCTGAGCCTGACGACCCTGCGCGAAGCCCTGGCCGGGCGCGTACGCGACCCCTGGCCGGCGGTACTGCACGCCCTCGCCGCGACCGCCGGCCGCAGCGAGGCTCAGGTCACCGAAACCCTCCGCAACCCGGTCCGCCGCGCGCTGGCCATCGGCCACACCTCCGGCACCGACACCCTGTCCGGCCTGCTGACCGGACTCCACCTGGAAAGAGAACTGCGAGGTTCGCTGTGA